Proteins encoded in a region of the Podarcis muralis chromosome 6, rPodMur119.hap1.1, whole genome shotgun sequence genome:
- the KPNA4 gene encoding importin subunit alpha-3: MADNEKLDNQRLKNFKNKGRDLETMRRQRNEVVVELRKNKRDEHLLKRRNVPHEDICEDSDIDGDFRVQNTSLEAIVQNASSDNQGIQLSAVQAARKLLSSDRNPPIDDLIKSGILPILVHCLERDDNPSLQFEAAWALTNIASGTSEQTQAVVQSNAVPLFLRLLHSPHQNVCEQAVWALGNIIGDGPQCRDYVISLGVVKPLLSFISPSIPITFLRNVTWVMVNLCRHKDPPPPMETIQEILPALCVLIHHTDVNILVDTVWALSYLTDSGNEQIQMVIDSGIVPHLVPLLSHQEVKVQTAALRAVGNIVTGTDEQTQVVLNCEALSHFPALLTHPKEKINKEAVWFLSNITAGNQQQVQAVIDANLVPMIIHLLDKGDFGTQKEAAWAISNLTISGRKDQVAYLIQQNVIPPFCNLLTVKDAQVVQVVLDGLSNILKMAEEEAETIANLIEECGGLEKIEQLQNHENEDIYKLAYEIIDQFFSSDDIDEDPSLVPEAIQGGTFGFNSSANVPAEGFQF, encoded by the exons ACTATGAGAAGACAACGAAATGAAGTCGTTGTGGAATTAAGAAAG aacaaaagagaTGAGCATCTGTTAAAGAGACGAAACGTACCTCATGAAGATATCTGTGAAGATTCTGATATAGATGGTGACTTCAGAGTG CAAAACACGTCTCTAGAGGCAATAGTGCAG AATGCTTCAAGTGACAACCAAGGTATCCAGTTAAGTGCAGTGCAAGCTGCAAG AAAACTACTCTCCAGTGATCGCAACCCGCCTATTGATGACTTAATAAAATCTGGAATATTACCTATATTAGTGCACTGCCTTGAAAGAGATGACAA TCCATCTTTACAGTTTGAAGCAGCATGGGCACTGACAAATATTGCATCCGGAACTTCTGAACAAACGCAAGCTGTCGTTCAATCCA ATGCTGTCCCACTTTTTTTGAGGTTGCTGCATTCGCCCCATCAAAATGTTTGTGAGCAGGCAGTATGGGCTTTAGGCAATATCATAG GTGATGGACCCCAGTGTAGAGATTATGTCATTAGTCTTGGAGTGGTGAAGCCTCTGCTGTCATTCATCAGCCCATCTATTCCCATAACTTTCTTAAGAAATGTTACTTGGGTAATGGTCAACTTGTGTCGCCACAAAGACCCGCCTCCACCTATGGAAACGATCCAGGAG aTCCTCCCAGCACTCTGTGTTTTAATTCATCACACAGATGTAAAT ATATTGGTAGATACAGTCTGGGCCCTCTCCTACTTAACAGATTCAGGCAATGAACAGATTCAGATGGTGATAGACTCGGGAATAGTTCCTCATTTGGTTCCTCTTCTCAGCCATCAGGAAGTTAAAGTGCAA aCTGCGGCACTCAGAGCTGTAGGAAATATTGTTACTGGTACTGATGAACAGACCCAGGTAGTTCTGAATTGTGAAGCTCTTTCACACTTCCCTGCCCTATTGACTCACCCCAAAGAAAAAATTAATAAG GAAGCTGTTTGGTTCCTATCTAACATCACTGCAGGAAATCAGCAGCAAGTCCAGGCGGTGATAGATGCTAACCTTGTGCCAATGATAATACACCTTTTAGATAAG GGTGACTTTGGTACACAGAAAGAAGCTGCTTGGGCTATAAGCAACCTGACAATCAGTGGAAGAAAAGATCAA GTGGCGTACCTAATTCAACAAAATGTAATTCCTCCCTTTTGCAACTTGTTAACAGTAAAAGATGCTCAGGTTGTACAAGTAGTGTTGGATGGGCTAAGTAATATATTAAAAATGGCTGAAGAGGAGGCAGAAACCATAGCCAACCTTATTGAAGAATGTGGAG GGCTGGAGAAAATTGAACAACTACAAAATCATGAAAATGAAGACATCTACAAACTGGCTTATGAGATCATTGATCAGTTCTTCTCTTCAGATGAT ATAGATGAAGATCCAAGCCTTGTTCCAGAGGCAATACAAGGTGGAACATTTGGTTTCAATTCATCTGCCAATGTACCTGCAGAAGGGTTCCAGTTCTAG